The Gallus gallus isolate bGalGal1 chromosome 6, bGalGal1.mat.broiler.GRCg7b, whole genome shotgun sequence genomic interval TTTCCAAGTGGTGTTTCCAGAGTCCTTAGTTCTATAATGGGACCATTTGGAATTTCACCACTGTCCACCCTGCAAGTCCAGGCCCAGGATTGGCATTAATTAGTGTGACCTGAGCTTGCACTTCACAATGTAACTGGCTAATTATTGTGGCTAGAAAAGAATATTTGCCTCCGTTGTACAGCAGTGTGTGATTTGCTAAGTGAATTATGGGGACTGGGAAAATGGGGGCACTTCCCTCTGATGGTGGCCACTCTTCCAGTGCAGCGCATGAGCCATGCAGTGAGCAACATGGAATAATGTGGCTCTTCAGGGGTTTCCTTTTGAATGATTTCAACTCTTTCGTAAGCAAAACCTTTCACTGAGCCAGAGGGTGGTCAGAGATGGGGAGACCGAAGTTTAGCCTTCACCGTGCCCtcagtttcttttgttgtttgcaGAACAGCAGGAATTGAAGGAGTGATGGCTTTCAGTTAGGATCCTCTGGccatttctcttcctgctggtGTCACAGCCTCTTCATTGTCTGAAAGAACAGCTTTTGTGTTTTATATGCCCAAGGGCTGCCCATAAAGGTTGGCAAGGGCAGCTGGTTAAGTCTGCACAAGGTCAGTCAGGATGTCTAATAATTGTCCTAACACTTTACCTGTTATGGAACAATAATGAGagttttttcattattttcgGGTGAGTGAACCTGGCAGATGCTGACAGCCAGCAGATGTGTAAAGTTCGAGGTGATTTGTAAGGGACTGGCTCATCTGACGCACAGTAATTGCATTGTGGGACATTGTCACTCAGCGTCCTGTCCTGCTCTGGCAGGATGAGGTAAAGGTCAGTTCAAAGAGCTGGtacagcaggagggacagcacCAGGCTGGAATTCAAACCTCATCCTCCTATCTCCCATGTACGCATCCTCACAAAGTGCTTGGTGCTGAGTTCTAGATTTAGGGATCGCTTGGGTGACTGAATGGTTGTTTTGGGACCAAGTGGTGAAACATAGGAAGAGATCTTCTTACCCACTTGTTGGTGTTGTAGTTCTGTACTCATCTGTCCAAGTATTATTTGATTCTAAGTATGATTTCTGGCTTGGAAGTTCTGTTAGCAGGGGTTGGTTGCTCTGAACATAACAGGCTTGCAGGTGAGtccatgcagcagcagggatgtcAGACTGctcatctgctccctgcagctctccatACCCTGCTGTCCTCCTCCAGCTACAGCTCTGAGAAGTGTTTTTTGCAGCAGAGAGGGTTTTAGCAGTTCACCACTCGTGGCACGCTGAGAAGCCAGCTCTTTGAGCACGCAGGCAAAACTGAAGGTCCACTGCTCCTACTCTGGGTCTGGGGCCCATTTTTTCTCTACTTGCAAGCATCTAATCCATTGCTCTTAATCTTACGAAGCATCACATCacaaattttgttctttctcttctcccagcaTCCCCACACTTGGCAGTGCTAGAAGGTGCAGTAACATGCTTTGCTTCTGGTTCTTAGCGTGTGAGCATTAGCTGCTGCATCAGCTCAGAAAACCAGGGTTTCCTTTGAAAATCAGCAGCAGAGCGTACAGAACCATCACGGTCTGCATGCTGAGCACTGAAGGACTGGTCCGCACGTGCATATAATCATACAGTTACCAGTGGGTGTGATTGTATCGCACAGGGGTTTGGCAGAGAGCTCACAGGGGTAATTTTTTAGAGGCACCAGCTTGGAAGGAACAGGTGAGCTTTCACTGAAGTTTTTATGTAGCTGTAATTCTTCATTGTAGATTCAAGTGTTGTTgtcaattttcttttgtttagcATTCCACGATGCTTTTGAGAGCTATCTTTGTGCTTCAGCCAAAGAAATCCCATTTTCTAACCAAGTTAGCTGAATTCTTTCCAGGCCTTGCTTCTTACCAAGAACTACGTTTGTTTGTTGAGATGATCACTGCTGGTTGTCATAAGGCCAGGAGCTGTCCAGGGTATGTCCAATTCTGCCATGCATTTTAGAAGTGCAACTGTGGTTTTCATCTAAAATTCCGAGAAGAAGCTGGATTTGTAGTACaagaaaagctgttctttgctttcagcCAGCTCACCAGTTTGAGCACATTTATTTGCCTGCACAACTCAGCGGTTAGCGATGTTCCTGAATTCATTTCATTGACCTTAGAGAAGAGAGAATATACTCTTATTCAACAAACGCCTGTTTCCAGACAATCATGaatcacaacattttttttaccttttggaacacatatatattttttaacaacAGCACACTCTATTAAAAGTTTATGCATCCAAATtacactgctttgctttttaactaCAGCTGAAACCGTGTTTCGAATAACAGATGTGGAACGCTGTCATCTCTCTGTCACACCGATTGTTCATTGTTCTGAGAAGGTCACATCATAATTCATTAACAATAATTATTCCCTGGGTACACCCTGCACTTCTTCACTCAATTGCTTCATTAACTTGCGAGCGAATCTCACATTCGCTGCTCCAATCAATGAAGATATATTTATAATGTACAAGTGGATGCTATTAGTTACAATATATTAACTGCctaatttaaaatagaaaagctatCTTTATGAAGGGCAATTAAACACTAAGTGTAATTGATAATTCACATACCTATGATTAGGAAAGACaaataataagaaagaaatgaatcacCTGTGTTATTGAGGAAGACGTTGGCATGCAGCTTTAATGAGCAGAAGGGGCTCTCTGGGTCAGGACTGGATTTCTAAGAATTCTTGGATGGGAAGTTCTTCACTGGATGTGTTGTCTCTGGGCCTTGGTGTTTGCACCAACCTGTTGGGATCTTCTTCCCCAGAAAAAGAACCCATACATCTTGCTAAGAAGCAGTGCAGAGGATATCCTGATAGAAAAGCCACCTTTCTTCctaacacatacacacacaaaaaaaacctaatgATAGTTTAGTAACAATTTAATAAGCCTAATCTCAAACTTACTGAGGTATCTAAACCTGTATTAGCCCAGGTCCAGGTCTCAAACATAGTTACGTACATATTCTTGCTAAAACTAACAAAATGTAGACCTTTTAGTACATTTCAGGAGCTAAGTGAGGTTCCCTTTggcagaaattaagaaaaaaaagattgagaTAGATTTTAAAGGCATCTCTTTTGCCATGACCACATTGAATTATGTTGATTTTCCAAAAGGCAGACAGCTGATATTGGAGAAGAGGCCTTTTCATGATATCTCTATTGGGTCACCACAACCTGGTGAATCTCAAGGCATTAGCTTGGCACCATGAAATGCTTCTGTTGCAGTGCAGCAAAGGAtggttaaaatattttattttcatgtgacAATGAAAACTTGATGAGATAATTACATTTCTGCAAATGCTGAAGCACTGTGCAATGTGTACTATTAGCACCTTTGTTTGCAGGTGGGGAAGAAAATTGCTCTGAGGCAGAGGACTTGCATGAGAACGCAGAGCAGTCATCCACAGGAACGGTGTCCTTGGCTCTGGGCACCTGAGgccatattttcttttcttcccttgagaagtcaaaaacatttttttttctgtaaacatttattaataaatCAATGAAAGTGCTCTGTTTTTCAGGATTACCCAACAAATAGCAGCACAGGTGTTTTATGAGAGACTGCATGATAAATGTGACGGAAGCCATCCCTGCATTGATAAAAGCATCATTCTTGTAGCACAGTGTAACTAGCAGGCCTCGTGCCTGGAGTCTGCAGAAgtgcaaagctgtgctgttaCCTCCAGCGTAAGTGCTGATCACTGTAGCAGATGGCCAATGAGTGGAAGGGTGTAAATCCAAGTTAAAATGCTAATAGTGCTATTGCACCAGCTCCTGCGCTCATGGCTGTGCAGTTTGTGTGTAGGTATATCCCAGGACTGCTTTAATGATACAGAACTGGATTTGCAGGTTTTTGATACATGGAGGGAACGTGAACATGGCAGGCTGAGATGTCCTGAGTATCATGTCCATCATCAGTGCTGTCAGCGTGGTGATGTTAGCTTTACTCCATATGCCAGTTCTGTGTTATGCAGGGGCTCTTCACATGTAGTACCCTAAGACTGCtgggtgacctcattgcagtccttcagtacctaaagggagcctataaacaggaggggtgTCAagtctttgaaagggtagatgacagcaagacaaggggaagtggttttaagttgaaggagggaagatttaagttgGCTATCAGGTGGATGTTCTTTatcaggagagtggtgaggtgctggaacagctgcccagagaggctgtggatgctctgtccatggagatattcaaggacaggttggacggggccctgggcagcctggtctagtattagatatggaggtttgtggccctgcctgcagcagtcGGGTTGGAGCTGATACTCCCAACTCCTTTTCCATGTCCAATTAacccttctgctgcttttactCAACAGAATCAAGGCGTCCGGCCtaaagctgcagttctgcactAACGAAACGCAAGCAACCCGAGAGAAATTTGTGAAGAAGCTGCAGGGCCTGGGCTTTGACATCTCTGTGGCTGAAGTCACCgccccagcaccagcagcctgccGCCTTCTGAAGGAGCGTGGGCTGAGGCCACACCTGCTCGTGCACGATGGTGGGGCACCACTGGGACCTGGGTGGGGACAACCTAGAGGGATGTGGGCGTTTGTGATCGAGCAATGAAGTCCCATAGCTTGGTGGGGAAAGAGCTCCTAGCTATTCTGTCCCTATTCTTTCTTTAGTCATGAGACTCTGGAAGATCTGTAACAGTACGGCTTGAGCGTGACCTCCATCAGAAGTGCAGTGAAGGTAGGCTGATAGAGTGACTTGGCAAAACAACAGCCAAGGAGGCCTCCTTTTGCAGGGACATCTTTTTGGAGCAGTAAATAGTAGTGTGGGAGGTAAAGAGCAAACTTCCCTGCAAACAGATTATCCCCAGGTCTACATGCCTGTGTGTATTGAGCCACTTAGAAGTGGGTGGCAGGAGCtcaggcagcagtgggaaagggtttatttttctcctctttgtgaTGAATAGCAGGATCTAGCCAGGAATAAAAGGAGGCTGAAGAGCAgacttgcatttatttatttggtttggACTTGTATTTAATGTGTTGAGTAATGAATGAGAAGAAACACAAATCTACAAGAAAACCATCAGTTCAGGTAGGATATGAAATGGTACGGAACgtatggatttctttttctttagatcTTGTCCCTGAATTTGCTGACATCGataaaacaaacccaaactGCGTGGTTATCGGAGATGCAGCAGAAAATTTCTCCTACGCAAACCTTAATGAAGCTTTCAGAGTTCTGATTGGATTGGAGAAGCCTGTTTTGATCTCCCTTGGAAAAGGGTGAGTTGAACAGTGCTTGTTTCTCCCTCTtgtctttctattttttaatttcacccAATGCCTTTGTACTTAGTGGAAGCCAGATACTGGCATAGGCTTTCACACTGCCAACTTCTAGGTGGTTCATTGATGTGTCTAAATGGAGAGGCTGATCTGTTGAGGTATCTGTTGATGAAAGATCCTCAGTGGATCACTGAGGATCATAATTCAGTCACCAAACTTGGCCTCCTGTCTtgagtcacttttttttttttgtagtcttTCCAGAGATAAAAGGAGAAACTGAAGTGAGAAGGCGAAGGGTGGTGTGGATGCAGTGCTCACTGGGATGAGACCCAGTTCATCCCTGTGCAGATTTGCAGAGAGCATTGGGAATCACTCAGGATGCAATGCCAAATCCTCCAGCTAACTTAGCAAATACTAACTGAGAGGTCTCTGTGGTGCCCTGGGTGGGTCATCTCTTGAATTTCAGTTGTTGATGGTCATTTTTCTGCAATGCCCAAACTCCACCAAAACTGTAGTGCAGGTGGGGGCTATCTGGCTGCAAGCAAAGTGTGGTGGCTGAGGAGACCTGAGGGGAGAGCCCGGTGATATACTGAGAAATACTTGGCTGATATGTATGATGAAGACCTGCAAAATCACCTCTGCTTTTGAACTGGCAAACTGGTTGCTTTCATAGTATAGGTGTCAAAAGATAATTTAAATTAGACTCTGAACATTAAAGTGAAATTTTGACTACTTATTTTCATAGGCAGAAAAAGTCCATTCCAGGAATTTTGAACATTTTAGTTAAAACATTCATTTAGGTGTGTTCTGAGATGGTGAACAGGTGGTTATTAATGACAGTGCTGAATAATGACAAATCCCAGTGGCCTTTGAGGAGTTATTCTTATCTGTAGCCCTGTGTATGGGCTTAAAAAAGAATATGCATGTTTAGTTTGAGGAAACCATAGagactttttttcagtggttcaATAGACCATAATGAGCGTGAAAGCCCTTCTGAGTCTCTGGGTTATTGATCCAGAAGGTAGATCTTATCAGCGAGGAGCAGTTAAACCCATTGTGTTGCCAATCCTTTCACTCACATGCTCTGATCCTATAAACCGGGGGGAAAAAAGTCCATGCAATTTTTTCTGTTGGAAGGATAAGGAAAAGCCATTATCAGCCAACAGCACAATGGCTAACATATGTAAAACAAGCAAGCCTTGTGTCGCATCGTAGcatctttcaaaatgaaatacagaatcaACCTTGAAGATTGCAACATGAGCAACGCCGGAATGCCTTTGTGCCCTGTGCatataaaagtatttatttatttagtccTTCACTGATGTAGACAGCTCCGGAGCAAGCccacattttgtttgtttgatggGTTGTGGGTTTTAtcagcttttttgctttttatcttttaatgAAGAATAACCCATGTTTGGATTTCCTGAGCTCAGTTTTTGCTCTTCTACGATCAAACCTCTAGATACTGTGAATAAGAGTTCTGCAGAAAGTGCTGAATAAGTTACTCCGGTAGGTAAGTTCTCAGACCTGATGAATAGAGATTATAAACTGGATGAATTACTTAACAGGTTATAGCTAAGATGCATCATTGATGCCAAGAGTCATGTGAAAAAGCCAACAAACCACAAGTCAGCTTTTTTGTTCATGTGCAGAATCGGTGTGTTAGGACCTTAACGACTCCTCTACCTGGAGCAAGCAGGTTGATTTCTGTTGGAAGTTTTAGTTCATTCCATGGGAAAGGAAAGCGTCGGAGTCAGTGAAGCAGAATGCCCTCCTCCTGAAAATGGAGTGATTTACATTTAGCATCTGTTTTGGGCTGAGAGTGGGAATTGGCTTTGTAATTTCTTCTGTCATGCCACTGTCAGAAAATTAAGCTGTTTACGCTAGACTATAGAAGGTTAATGGCTGTTCTAGCAAAGGTCAAGTGGTCATTTTAAAAGGAGGCTGTGCTGAATAATGGAAAATGGCAGAAGGATAAGGCATAAAATCTTAACTGACTGCTCatcctactttttttcctgtcatacAGAAACCCATCTTTTGTCTGATCAGGATCGCTTAGAAGAGCTGTGTTAACATGGATGGTCATTTCAAAAAAAGGCCAGAAAGACAGTAATTAATTTTGAGAACTTCATAGCAATAGCAACATTTCTGGAAGGAGTAAAATCTAGTTTTGAGGACGTTCTCAGCCCTGGTATAAGTAAAGGCTGATGGCAAGCGATGGTGAACGCCTGTCTGGGGCCTCCTTCCAGATTTACTGAAGGAGGTCTTGCATCTACCAAGGAGTACCTCTGCCTCTGACCAAAACAAGAGCAATGTACCTGCTGTCCTTTGTGAGAAACAGGTACTCCGTGAAGTAGAAAATGAGGCAACTTCATCCCTAATATAAACTTGAGGAAATCCCTTTGAATGAGTGGAGTCATGTCCCAGATGCCAGATGGGCACCTGCTCGGAAATCTTTGCACAGTGCTGAGCCTGCCCTTTACTTAATTCCTGGTGCTAATTTAAGGCTTCAGAGTTTCTGATGACTTGACTTTTTGTTGCAGCCATATGGACATCTGTATAGgcagagaaataataaaatgtagttTCTTTGGATTTAACTgccaacattttcatttcattggaACTTTATCACTTTCATTTCCAGACGCTACTATAAAGAAACTGATGGTCTGAAACTTGATGTTGGAGCATATATGAAGGCATTAGAGGTATTTTATAGCTTGCATTATGCTTACTCGCTCTGTGCACCTTGTTAAAGAGTCACTGGCATGAATATGGGTCATCATCTGTAATTACTCTCCTTGGTGGAGGAAGTTTCCACAGACTGAAACCCATTTGCTGCATTCTAAAGATGGCTGGATttatattattcattttttctgtgtttaaaatgtGAACTTTTACAATCACGGTGTCTTTACTGGAATGAGGCCCTTGGAAGAgggaactggaaaacaaaaacatggtGTATTTTCTGCAACATATCcaagaaaaagctgaaggtCCATTGATGTTTGGCATAGCATTGTTAACACAGCCCCTTGCCCTTAGCAATTTACAGCATAAAGTCCTTATTCAGCAAGATACTTATGTGCAGTCTGTTTTTAAGCTCAAGTCTGTGCAGAACCCAGTAGACAAACTAACTTAAGGGTGAGAGAAGGGGACAATTATTACTCTCCTTTCTATAGGCTTGCAGAGAGATTCTAAAAAGATTCCTATTGAGTGGATGTGGATAATAAAACAACGTAGGCAAGTATACAAGCACAGAAGATAGCGGATGTAATGTATGCTTGCAGCACATTCATTTGTATCAGTATGAGTTCTGGAGGGATTTTCTGCCTTCCCAACAAGTTTGGACTTTTCATCATCATGGAACTAGCTAGAAATGCTTTACGTACTCAGGTTTTCAGCACACTGTTGGAGAACAAAGCTTTTCAACTCAGACTGGGTACTTTAGCCACTAAAAGTATGCAGGGATGTTGAACGAACCCTCCACATCTTTTAATGTGAAGgttatttgttatttctgtcAGAGTGAGGCTCTTACAAACTGGAGGGATACTGGAACTGACTTGGCAGGCTGCTGTCATGAGAGAGAATCAAACAGGTTCGTAGCTCCAGATGCTTCAAGAGGACTTTCTCTTTTGACAGGGAGCACTGAACACTCCTGTTATCCAAGCTACATACATACAGATAGTAATCTTCATCTGCTAACCCATCGTGTTATTTAAGGGCGAAAATCAATAATCACATACTTTTTATACAACTGACCGAAGCTACGCAGTTGAACAAATCCTTTTCTGATCTTAATAGTGTCATCTGtgtctccctctctcttttttttcccagtatgcTTGTGATGTTGAAGCCGAAGTAGTGGGAAAACCAGCAAAAGCATTCTTTGAGTCAGCCCTAGCAGAAATGGGAGTTCCACCAGAGCAGGTAATGGTTCTGAATGATGGAAGGTGTTGTGCTTCACAAGATAACAGCTGCTCtgagggctgcagagaagggGAATTGCAGctaaaatgttatttcctttgctgtcacaTTTGCTACTTTTTGTTAGTATGGTTCCTAAAGGGAAAGGCAGGAAGCACTGGCTGGCCCAAATCCCCTCTTATGTTGCTGGTTTCATCAGGCTTTCCAGACACACACCGACTGTGTGGGATGCTCCCTGCTTGCTTAGTATGGcctattttttccctctctatAGTTGTGCCCTCTTTATTGATCTGTTGTTATATCGGACAGGACATAAGGATGAGTGTGAAATGACTAACAGACGGCAGTGAATTACAAGGTAATAACTCCATCA includes:
- the LHPP gene encoding phospholysine phosphohistidine inorganic pyrophosphate phosphatase isoform X2 — its product is MAAWARAVRGLLLDISGVLYDSGGEGGGVPIAGSAEAVRRIKASGLKLQFCTNETQATREKFVKKLQGLGFDISVAEVTAPAPAACRLLKERGLRPHLLVHDDLVPEFADIDKTNPNCVVIGDAAENFSYANLNEAFRVLIGLEKPVLISLGKGRYYKETDGLKLDVGAYMKALEYACDVEAEVVGKPAKAFFESALAEMGVPPEQAIMIGDDIVSDVGGAQQCGMRAVQVRTGKYSAFRL
- the LHPP gene encoding phospholysine phosphohistidine inorganic pyrophosphate phosphatase isoform X1, which codes for MAAWARAVRGLLLDISGVLYDSGGEGGGVPIAGSAEAVRRIKASGLKLQFCTNETQATREKFVKKLQGLGFDISVAEVTAPAPAACRLLKERGLRPHLLVHDDLVPEFADIDKTNPNCVVIGDAAENFSYANLNEAFRVLIGLEKPVLISLGKGRYYKETDGLKLDVGAYMKALEYACDVEAEVVGKPAKAFFESALAEMGVPPEQAIMIGDDIVSDVGGAQQCGMRAVQVRTGKYRPSDENHPQVKPDAYVNNLAEAVDTILSQM
- the LHPP gene encoding phospholysine phosphohistidine inorganic pyrophosphate phosphatase isoform X3, which translates into the protein MAAWARAVRGLLLDISGVLYDSGGEGGGVPIAGSAEAVRRIKASGLKLQFCTNETQATREKFVKKLQGLGFDISVAEVTAPAPAACRLLKERGLRPHLLVHDDLVPEFADIDKTNPNCVVIGDAAENFSYANLNEAFRVLIGLEKPVLISLGKGRYYKETDGLKLDVGAYMKALEYACDVEAEVVGKPAKAFFESALAEMGVPPEQAIMIGDDIVSDVGGAQQCGMRAVQVRTGKYSCILSAT